From the Brachyhypopomus gauderio isolate BG-103 chromosome 5, BGAUD_0.2, whole genome shotgun sequence genome, one window contains:
- the tert gene encoding telomerase reverse transcriptase isoform X3, translating into MSECNLTRVLGILGSLYPHVQTLEEFSESIVFTNGQKPVLVEESDTSRFRSLVRGVVVCTDSPLRRSPSGVQLGTLPEVLAFVLNHMKRKKRRNILRFGYHYHDGQGDSDPFKFHGAVSQSAAFICGSELWRKINQRLGTDVTKFLLQDCTVFAAAPPTCLVQVCGVPVYDLVPVRTWSGFFLTASTPHTCNITQGIMARAPPRKHVRAPPRKHVRAPPRTVGERNPKHAENAKKRKRGNLEEDKDLGQAKKRCVGVVEHHRYCPEDIEITTVGVEYTGLVHSEREESASTVPTPREGYFSWKPSDQPCPRPSYCSVRVLSMLYGGRGMKAFLLNRKLCLGVGGAQRLQGADLVRRIFLQGKACLSGAEGKPARLPQRFFTMVPLFNRLLRQHRKCPYAYFLRQKCSGGEGQEEMASLLASHCSSYRVYLFVRECLRQVVPHELWGSHGNMLHFLSCVKLFLRMGKFERLSLARIMWRMRVSDCLWLGHKKRHCPSEQRYREWILGQFLLWLLHGVVLGLVRSMFYVTESSGHKHALRFYRRDVWAKLQERAFREHLFKGQWEELTPQQVASLPKTTVISRIRFIPKATSMRPITRLSGSGVAMQQFQSSVRDLQNVLGVCVREQPSLLGSTVWGRQDIHRVLSSVSSQHTPQPLYFVKVDITGAYDSLPHPKLLEVVQRVLGPVRDESFSLRHYAKVWTDSTHSLRRRFCTKADACEPLNMKGFVLEEQDSGKLHSAILVEKYTLEVRAADVMQFFEHMLNSYVIQYNQKWYRQVCGVPQGSAVSTMLCNLCYGHMENSLLKDITDRGGCLMRLVDDFLLITPKLSKAVHFLKTLLAGVPDYGCEINPQKVAVNFPVCEDLPFPDVTQLPPHCLFPWCGLLIDTRTLDVYNDYSGYAGLSLRYSLTLGSAHSAAVFMRQKLLMILRLKCDHIFLDLRLNSVEAVYKNVYKLLVLQALRFHVCVRSLPLGQSVNTNPSFFLHMIWSMAKNTHRSYTLSNTAEDVNDEVLQYEGVELLCCFAFQVVLSRHRPAYHCLLPRLHRWRRHLLSVLRGIRLGRVLQAATPAFPLDFRTIRT; encoded by the exons ATGTCGGAATGTAATTTAACACGTGTGCTTGGGATCCTCGGATCTCTGTATCCTCATGTGCAGACCTTAGAGGAGTTTTCAGAGAGCATCGTCTTTACAAATGGACAGAAACCTGTTTTGGTCGAAGAATCTGACACGAGCCGATTCAGGTCTCTTGTCCGGGGGGTGGTCGTGTGCACCGACAGCCCTCTCCGCCGGAGCCCGAGCGGCGTGCAG CTTGGCACACTGCCCGAGGTTTTGGCCTTTGTGCTCAACCAcatgaagaggaagaagaggaggaataTTCTGAGGTTCGGCTATCATTACCATGACGGCCAGGGAGATTCAGATCCCTTTAAGTTCCATGGAGCTGTTTCTCAGAGCGCTGCCTTCATCTGTGGCAGTGAACTGTGGAGGAAGATCAACCAGAGGCTCGGCACAGATGTCACGAAGTTCCTGCTGCAGGACTGCACTGTGTTTGCTGCAGCGCCCCCTACATGTCTGGTGCAGGTTTGTGGTGTGCCTGTGTATGACCTGGTACCTGTGCGCACCTGGTCTGGGTTTTTCCTCACTGCCAGCACTCCGCACACCTGCAACATAACACAGGGGATCATGGCCAGGGCCCCGCCCAGGAAACATGTCAGAGCCCCGCCCAGGAAACATGTCAGAGCCCCACCTAGGACAGTTGGAGAGAGGAATCCCAAACATGCAGAAAACGCCAAAAAGCGAAAGAGAGGAAATTTAGAGGAAGACAAAGATTTGGGTCAAGCAAAGAAGAGATGTGTTGGGGTAGTAGAACATCATAGGTATTGCCCTGAGGATATAGAAATTACTACTGTTGGGGTGGAGTATACAGGGTTGGTCCATtcggagagggaggagtcagcaTCAACTGTCCCCACCCCACGTGAGGGATACTTCAGTTGGAAACCAAGTGATCAGCCCTGTCCCCGCCCTTCTTACTGCTCAGTCCGGGTACTGAGCATGCTCTATGGTGGGCGGGGCATGAAAGCCTTCCTGCTCAACAGGAAGTTGTGCCTAGGGGTGGGTGGAGCCCAGCGGCTGCAGGGAGCAGACCTTGTGAGGAGGATTTTCCTGCAGGGTAAGGCCTGCCTATCTGGCGCAGAAGGAAAGCCGGCGAGACTTCCCCAACGCTTCTTCACTATGGTTCCCCTCTTCAACCGTCTGCTGAGACAGCACAGGAAATGCCCCTACGCTTACTTCCTTCGTCAGAAGTGCTCAGGGGGTGAGGGGCAGGAGGAGATGGCGTCTCTGTTGGCCTCACATTGCTCCTCCTACAGGGTGTACCTGTTTGTCAGAGAGTGTTTGCGGCAGGTGGTGCCGCATGAGCTCTGGGGCTCCCACGGCAACATGCTGCACTTCCTGTCGTGTGTGAAGCTCTTCCTGCGGATGGGCAAGTTTGAGAGGCTCTCGCTGGCACGCATCATGTGGAGGATGAGGGTGAGCGACTGCCTTTGGCTGGGCCACAAAAAAC GCCACTGCCCCAGTGAGCAGCGCTACAGGGAGTGGATCCTGGGTCAGTTCCTGTTGTGGCTGCTGCATGGTGTGGTGCTGGGGTTGGTCCGCTCCATGTTCTATGTGACTGAGAGCTCAGGCCACAAGCATGCGCTGCGCTTCTACCGGCGAGACGTCTGGGCCAAGCTGCAGGAGCGCGCCTTCAG GGAGCACCTGTTTAAAGGTCAGTGGGAGGAGCTGACCCCCCAGCAGGTGGCTTCGCTGCCTAAAACCACAGTAATATCTCGCATACGGTTCATCCCCAAAGCAACCAGCATGCGACCAATCACACGACTGAGTGGCTCAGGAGTCGCTATGCag CAGTTCCAGAGCTCTGTGCGGGACCTTCAGAacgtgctgggtgtgtgtgtgcgggagcAGCCCTCTCTCCTCGGCTCCACTGTGTGGGGGAGACAGGACATCCACAGAGTGCTGAGCTCCGTcagctcacaacacacaccacagccccTATACTTCGTCAAG GTGGACATCACTGGTGCGTATGACAGTCTCCCCCATCCGAAGCTGCTGGAGGTGGTGCAGAGGGTTCTGGGTCCTGTACGAGACGAAAGCTTTTCTCTCAGACACTATGCTAAAGTGTGGACAGACTCCACACACAGCCTCAGGAGACGCTTCTGCACCAAG gCCGATGCTTGCGAGCCCTTGAACATGAAGGGTTTCGTTCTGGAGGAGCAGGACAGTGGGAAGCTCCACAGTGCCATTCTAGTGGAGAAG TACACGCTTGAGGTGAGGGCAGCTGACGTCATGCAGTTCTTCGAGCATATGCTCAACAGCTACGTCATTCAGTACAATCAGAA ATGGTACCGGCAGGTGTGCGGTGTTCCTCAGGGCTCAGCTGTCTCCACCATGCTATGTAACTTGTGCTATGGCCACATGGAGAACTCTCTGCTGAAGGACATCACAGACAGAGGAGG GTGTCTGATGCGGCTAGTGGATGATTTCCTTCTCATCACTCCCAAACTGAGTAAAGCGGTGCACTTTCTAAA AACTTTGCTTGCAGGAGTTCCTGATTACGGCTGTGAGATCAACCCTCAGAAAGTGGCTGTGAATTTCCCTGTGTGTGAGGACCTTCCCTTCCCAGACGTCACTCAGCTGCCCCCTCACTGCCTCTTCCCCTGGTGCGGTCTGCTGATTGACACACGCACGCTGGACGTCTACAACGATTACTCTGG GTATGCTGGCCTATCGCTGCGATACAGCTTGACACTTGGCTCCGCCCACTCAGCTGCCGTATTCATGAGACAGAAGCTACTGATGATCCTGAGGCTGAAATGTGACCACATCTTCCTGGACCTGCGT CTGAACTCTGTGGAGGCAGTGTATAAGAATGTCTACAAACTCCTCGTCCTGCAGGCGTTAAG gtttcacgtgtgtgtgaggagtctgCCGCTAGGCCAGAGTGTGAATACCAACCCCAGCTTCTTCCTGCACATGATCTGGAGCATGGCAAAGAACACACACCGCAGCTACACACTCAGCAACACAG cTGAGGATGTTAATGATGAAGTATTGCAGTATGAGGGGGTGGAGCTCCTCTGCTGTTTTGCCTTCCAAGTGGTTCTGAGTCGCCACCGGCCCGCCTACCACTGCCTGCTCCCCCGCCTCCACAGAT GGCGAAGGCATCTACTGAGCGTGCTCCGTGGCATCAGGTTGGGGCGGGTCCTCCAGGCGGCCACACCTGCTTTTCCTCTTGATTTCAGAACCATCCGAACCTGA
- the tert gene encoding telomerase reverse transcriptase isoform X1, which translates to MSECNLTRVLGILGSLYPHVQTLEEFSESIVFTNGQKPVLVEESDTSRFRSLVRGVVVCTDSPLRRSPSGVQLGTLPEVLAFVLNHMKRKKRRNILRFGYHYHDGQGDSDPFKFHGAVSQSAAFICGSELWRKINQRLGTDVTKFLLQDCTVFAAAPPTCLVQVCGVPVYDLVPVRTWSGFFLTASTPHTCNITQGIMARAPPRKHVRAPPRKHVRAPPRTVGERNPKHAENAKKRKRGNLEEDKDLGQAKKRCVGVVEHHRYCPEDIEITTVGVEYTGLVHSEREESASTVPTPREGYFSWKPSDQPCPRPSYCSVRVLSMLYGGRGMKAFLLNRKLCLGVGGAQRLQGADLVRRIFLQGKACLSGAEGKPARLPQRFFTMVPLFNRLLRQHRKCPYAYFLRQKCSGGEGQEEMASLLASHCSSYRVYLFVRECLRQVVPHELWGSHGNMLHFLSCVKLFLRMGKFERLSLARIMWRMRVSDCLWLGHKKRHCPSEQRYREWILGQFLLWLLHGVVLGLVRSMFYVTESSGHKHALRFYRRDVWAKLQERAFREHLFKGQWEELTPQQVASLPKTTVISRIRFIPKATSMRPITRLSGSGVAMQQFQSSVRDLQNVLGVCVREQPSLLGSTVWGRQDIHRVLSSVSSQHTPQPLYFVKVDITGAYDSLPHPKLLEVVQRVLGPVRDESFSLRHYAKVWTDSTHSLRRRFCTKADACEPLNMKGFVLEEQDSGKLHSAILVEKYTLEVRAADVMQFFEHMLNSYVIQYNQKWYRQVCGVPQGSAVSTMLCNLCYGHMENSLLKDITDRGGCLMRLVDDFLLITPKLSKAVHFLKTLLAGVPDYGCEINPQKVAVNFPVCEDLPFPDVTQLPPHCLFPWCGLLIDTRTLDVYNDYSGYAGLSLRYSLTLGSAHSAAVFMRQKLLMILRLKCDHIFLDLRLNSVEAVYKNVYKLLVLQALRFHVCVRSLPLGQSVNTNPSFFLHMIWSMAKNTHRSYTLSNTGTTHTAEDVNDEVLQYEGVELLCCFAFQVVLSRHRPAYHCLLPRLHRWRRHLLSVLRGIRLGRVLQAATPAFPLDFRTIRT; encoded by the exons ATGTCGGAATGTAATTTAACACGTGTGCTTGGGATCCTCGGATCTCTGTATCCTCATGTGCAGACCTTAGAGGAGTTTTCAGAGAGCATCGTCTTTACAAATGGACAGAAACCTGTTTTGGTCGAAGAATCTGACACGAGCCGATTCAGGTCTCTTGTCCGGGGGGTGGTCGTGTGCACCGACAGCCCTCTCCGCCGGAGCCCGAGCGGCGTGCAG CTTGGCACACTGCCCGAGGTTTTGGCCTTTGTGCTCAACCAcatgaagaggaagaagaggaggaataTTCTGAGGTTCGGCTATCATTACCATGACGGCCAGGGAGATTCAGATCCCTTTAAGTTCCATGGAGCTGTTTCTCAGAGCGCTGCCTTCATCTGTGGCAGTGAACTGTGGAGGAAGATCAACCAGAGGCTCGGCACAGATGTCACGAAGTTCCTGCTGCAGGACTGCACTGTGTTTGCTGCAGCGCCCCCTACATGTCTGGTGCAGGTTTGTGGTGTGCCTGTGTATGACCTGGTACCTGTGCGCACCTGGTCTGGGTTTTTCCTCACTGCCAGCACTCCGCACACCTGCAACATAACACAGGGGATCATGGCCAGGGCCCCGCCCAGGAAACATGTCAGAGCCCCGCCCAGGAAACATGTCAGAGCCCCACCTAGGACAGTTGGAGAGAGGAATCCCAAACATGCAGAAAACGCCAAAAAGCGAAAGAGAGGAAATTTAGAGGAAGACAAAGATTTGGGTCAAGCAAAGAAGAGATGTGTTGGGGTAGTAGAACATCATAGGTATTGCCCTGAGGATATAGAAATTACTACTGTTGGGGTGGAGTATACAGGGTTGGTCCATtcggagagggaggagtcagcaTCAACTGTCCCCACCCCACGTGAGGGATACTTCAGTTGGAAACCAAGTGATCAGCCCTGTCCCCGCCCTTCTTACTGCTCAGTCCGGGTACTGAGCATGCTCTATGGTGGGCGGGGCATGAAAGCCTTCCTGCTCAACAGGAAGTTGTGCCTAGGGGTGGGTGGAGCCCAGCGGCTGCAGGGAGCAGACCTTGTGAGGAGGATTTTCCTGCAGGGTAAGGCCTGCCTATCTGGCGCAGAAGGAAAGCCGGCGAGACTTCCCCAACGCTTCTTCACTATGGTTCCCCTCTTCAACCGTCTGCTGAGACAGCACAGGAAATGCCCCTACGCTTACTTCCTTCGTCAGAAGTGCTCAGGGGGTGAGGGGCAGGAGGAGATGGCGTCTCTGTTGGCCTCACATTGCTCCTCCTACAGGGTGTACCTGTTTGTCAGAGAGTGTTTGCGGCAGGTGGTGCCGCATGAGCTCTGGGGCTCCCACGGCAACATGCTGCACTTCCTGTCGTGTGTGAAGCTCTTCCTGCGGATGGGCAAGTTTGAGAGGCTCTCGCTGGCACGCATCATGTGGAGGATGAGGGTGAGCGACTGCCTTTGGCTGGGCCACAAAAAAC GCCACTGCCCCAGTGAGCAGCGCTACAGGGAGTGGATCCTGGGTCAGTTCCTGTTGTGGCTGCTGCATGGTGTGGTGCTGGGGTTGGTCCGCTCCATGTTCTATGTGACTGAGAGCTCAGGCCACAAGCATGCGCTGCGCTTCTACCGGCGAGACGTCTGGGCCAAGCTGCAGGAGCGCGCCTTCAG GGAGCACCTGTTTAAAGGTCAGTGGGAGGAGCTGACCCCCCAGCAGGTGGCTTCGCTGCCTAAAACCACAGTAATATCTCGCATACGGTTCATCCCCAAAGCAACCAGCATGCGACCAATCACACGACTGAGTGGCTCAGGAGTCGCTATGCag CAGTTCCAGAGCTCTGTGCGGGACCTTCAGAacgtgctgggtgtgtgtgtgcgggagcAGCCCTCTCTCCTCGGCTCCACTGTGTGGGGGAGACAGGACATCCACAGAGTGCTGAGCTCCGTcagctcacaacacacaccacagccccTATACTTCGTCAAG GTGGACATCACTGGTGCGTATGACAGTCTCCCCCATCCGAAGCTGCTGGAGGTGGTGCAGAGGGTTCTGGGTCCTGTACGAGACGAAAGCTTTTCTCTCAGACACTATGCTAAAGTGTGGACAGACTCCACACACAGCCTCAGGAGACGCTTCTGCACCAAG gCCGATGCTTGCGAGCCCTTGAACATGAAGGGTTTCGTTCTGGAGGAGCAGGACAGTGGGAAGCTCCACAGTGCCATTCTAGTGGAGAAG TACACGCTTGAGGTGAGGGCAGCTGACGTCATGCAGTTCTTCGAGCATATGCTCAACAGCTACGTCATTCAGTACAATCAGAA ATGGTACCGGCAGGTGTGCGGTGTTCCTCAGGGCTCAGCTGTCTCCACCATGCTATGTAACTTGTGCTATGGCCACATGGAGAACTCTCTGCTGAAGGACATCACAGACAGAGGAGG GTGTCTGATGCGGCTAGTGGATGATTTCCTTCTCATCACTCCCAAACTGAGTAAAGCGGTGCACTTTCTAAA AACTTTGCTTGCAGGAGTTCCTGATTACGGCTGTGAGATCAACCCTCAGAAAGTGGCTGTGAATTTCCCTGTGTGTGAGGACCTTCCCTTCCCAGACGTCACTCAGCTGCCCCCTCACTGCCTCTTCCCCTGGTGCGGTCTGCTGATTGACACACGCACGCTGGACGTCTACAACGATTACTCTGG GTATGCTGGCCTATCGCTGCGATACAGCTTGACACTTGGCTCCGCCCACTCAGCTGCCGTATTCATGAGACAGAAGCTACTGATGATCCTGAGGCTGAAATGTGACCACATCTTCCTGGACCTGCGT CTGAACTCTGTGGAGGCAGTGTATAAGAATGTCTACAAACTCCTCGTCCTGCAGGCGTTAAG gtttcacgtgtgtgtgaggagtctgCCGCTAGGCCAGAGTGTGAATACCAACCCCAGCTTCTTCCTGCACATGATCTGGAGCATGGCAAAGAACACACACCGCAGCTACACACTCAGCAACACAGGCacgacacacacag cTGAGGATGTTAATGATGAAGTATTGCAGTATGAGGGGGTGGAGCTCCTCTGCTGTTTTGCCTTCCAAGTGGTTCTGAGTCGCCACCGGCCCGCCTACCACTGCCTGCTCCCCCGCCTCCACAGAT GGCGAAGGCATCTACTGAGCGTGCTCCGTGGCATCAGGTTGGGGCGGGTCCTCCAGGCGGCCACACCTGCTTTTCCTCTTGATTTCAGAACCATCCGAACCTGA
- the tert gene encoding telomerase reverse transcriptase isoform X2: MSECNLTRVLGILGSLYPHVQTLEEFSESIVFTNGQKPVLVEESDTSRFRSLVRGVVVCTDSPLRRSPSGVQLGTLPEVLAFVLNHMKRKKRRNILRFGYHYHDGQGDSDPFKFHGAVSQSAAFICGSELWRKINQRLGTDVTKFLLQDCTVFAAAPPTCLVQVCGVPVYDLVPVRTWSGFFLTASTPHTCNITQGIMARAPPRKHVRAPPRKHVRAPPRTVGERNPKHAENAKKRKRGNLEEDKDLGQAKKRCVGVVEHHRYCPEDIEITTVGVEYTGLVHSEREESASTVPTPREGYFSWKPSDQPCPRPSYCSVRVLSMLYGGRGMKAFLLNRKLCLGVGGAQRLQGADLVRRIFLQGKACLSGAEGKPARLPQRFFTMVPLFNRLLRQHRKCPYAYFLRQKCSGGEGQEEMASLLASHCSSYRVYLFVRECLRQVVPHELWGSHGNMLHFLSCVKLFLRMGKFERLSLARIMWRMRVSDCLWLGHKKRHCPSEQRYREWILGQFLLWLLHGVVLGLVRSMFYVTESSGHKHALRFYRRDVWAKLQERAFREHLFKGQWEELTPQQVASLPKTTVISRIRFIPKATSMRPITRLSGSGVAMQFQSSVRDLQNVLGVCVREQPSLLGSTVWGRQDIHRVLSSVSSQHTPQPLYFVKVDITGAYDSLPHPKLLEVVQRVLGPVRDESFSLRHYAKVWTDSTHSLRRRFCTKADACEPLNMKGFVLEEQDSGKLHSAILVEKYTLEVRAADVMQFFEHMLNSYVIQYNQKWYRQVCGVPQGSAVSTMLCNLCYGHMENSLLKDITDRGGCLMRLVDDFLLITPKLSKAVHFLKTLLAGVPDYGCEINPQKVAVNFPVCEDLPFPDVTQLPPHCLFPWCGLLIDTRTLDVYNDYSGYAGLSLRYSLTLGSAHSAAVFMRQKLLMILRLKCDHIFLDLRLNSVEAVYKNVYKLLVLQALRFHVCVRSLPLGQSVNTNPSFFLHMIWSMAKNTHRSYTLSNTGTTHTAEDVNDEVLQYEGVELLCCFAFQVVLSRHRPAYHCLLPRLHRWRRHLLSVLRGIRLGRVLQAATPAFPLDFRTIRT; encoded by the exons ATGTCGGAATGTAATTTAACACGTGTGCTTGGGATCCTCGGATCTCTGTATCCTCATGTGCAGACCTTAGAGGAGTTTTCAGAGAGCATCGTCTTTACAAATGGACAGAAACCTGTTTTGGTCGAAGAATCTGACACGAGCCGATTCAGGTCTCTTGTCCGGGGGGTGGTCGTGTGCACCGACAGCCCTCTCCGCCGGAGCCCGAGCGGCGTGCAG CTTGGCACACTGCCCGAGGTTTTGGCCTTTGTGCTCAACCAcatgaagaggaagaagaggaggaataTTCTGAGGTTCGGCTATCATTACCATGACGGCCAGGGAGATTCAGATCCCTTTAAGTTCCATGGAGCTGTTTCTCAGAGCGCTGCCTTCATCTGTGGCAGTGAACTGTGGAGGAAGATCAACCAGAGGCTCGGCACAGATGTCACGAAGTTCCTGCTGCAGGACTGCACTGTGTTTGCTGCAGCGCCCCCTACATGTCTGGTGCAGGTTTGTGGTGTGCCTGTGTATGACCTGGTACCTGTGCGCACCTGGTCTGGGTTTTTCCTCACTGCCAGCACTCCGCACACCTGCAACATAACACAGGGGATCATGGCCAGGGCCCCGCCCAGGAAACATGTCAGAGCCCCGCCCAGGAAACATGTCAGAGCCCCACCTAGGACAGTTGGAGAGAGGAATCCCAAACATGCAGAAAACGCCAAAAAGCGAAAGAGAGGAAATTTAGAGGAAGACAAAGATTTGGGTCAAGCAAAGAAGAGATGTGTTGGGGTAGTAGAACATCATAGGTATTGCCCTGAGGATATAGAAATTACTACTGTTGGGGTGGAGTATACAGGGTTGGTCCATtcggagagggaggagtcagcaTCAACTGTCCCCACCCCACGTGAGGGATACTTCAGTTGGAAACCAAGTGATCAGCCCTGTCCCCGCCCTTCTTACTGCTCAGTCCGGGTACTGAGCATGCTCTATGGTGGGCGGGGCATGAAAGCCTTCCTGCTCAACAGGAAGTTGTGCCTAGGGGTGGGTGGAGCCCAGCGGCTGCAGGGAGCAGACCTTGTGAGGAGGATTTTCCTGCAGGGTAAGGCCTGCCTATCTGGCGCAGAAGGAAAGCCGGCGAGACTTCCCCAACGCTTCTTCACTATGGTTCCCCTCTTCAACCGTCTGCTGAGACAGCACAGGAAATGCCCCTACGCTTACTTCCTTCGTCAGAAGTGCTCAGGGGGTGAGGGGCAGGAGGAGATGGCGTCTCTGTTGGCCTCACATTGCTCCTCCTACAGGGTGTACCTGTTTGTCAGAGAGTGTTTGCGGCAGGTGGTGCCGCATGAGCTCTGGGGCTCCCACGGCAACATGCTGCACTTCCTGTCGTGTGTGAAGCTCTTCCTGCGGATGGGCAAGTTTGAGAGGCTCTCGCTGGCACGCATCATGTGGAGGATGAGGGTGAGCGACTGCCTTTGGCTGGGCCACAAAAAAC GCCACTGCCCCAGTGAGCAGCGCTACAGGGAGTGGATCCTGGGTCAGTTCCTGTTGTGGCTGCTGCATGGTGTGGTGCTGGGGTTGGTCCGCTCCATGTTCTATGTGACTGAGAGCTCAGGCCACAAGCATGCGCTGCGCTTCTACCGGCGAGACGTCTGGGCCAAGCTGCAGGAGCGCGCCTTCAG GGAGCACCTGTTTAAAGGTCAGTGGGAGGAGCTGACCCCCCAGCAGGTGGCTTCGCTGCCTAAAACCACAGTAATATCTCGCATACGGTTCATCCCCAAAGCAACCAGCATGCGACCAATCACACGACTGAGTGGCTCAGGAGTCGCTATGCag TTCCAGAGCTCTGTGCGGGACCTTCAGAacgtgctgggtgtgtgtgtgcgggagcAGCCCTCTCTCCTCGGCTCCACTGTGTGGGGGAGACAGGACATCCACAGAGTGCTGAGCTCCGTcagctcacaacacacaccacagccccTATACTTCGTCAAG GTGGACATCACTGGTGCGTATGACAGTCTCCCCCATCCGAAGCTGCTGGAGGTGGTGCAGAGGGTTCTGGGTCCTGTACGAGACGAAAGCTTTTCTCTCAGACACTATGCTAAAGTGTGGACAGACTCCACACACAGCCTCAGGAGACGCTTCTGCACCAAG gCCGATGCTTGCGAGCCCTTGAACATGAAGGGTTTCGTTCTGGAGGAGCAGGACAGTGGGAAGCTCCACAGTGCCATTCTAGTGGAGAAG TACACGCTTGAGGTGAGGGCAGCTGACGTCATGCAGTTCTTCGAGCATATGCTCAACAGCTACGTCATTCAGTACAATCAGAA ATGGTACCGGCAGGTGTGCGGTGTTCCTCAGGGCTCAGCTGTCTCCACCATGCTATGTAACTTGTGCTATGGCCACATGGAGAACTCTCTGCTGAAGGACATCACAGACAGAGGAGG GTGTCTGATGCGGCTAGTGGATGATTTCCTTCTCATCACTCCCAAACTGAGTAAAGCGGTGCACTTTCTAAA AACTTTGCTTGCAGGAGTTCCTGATTACGGCTGTGAGATCAACCCTCAGAAAGTGGCTGTGAATTTCCCTGTGTGTGAGGACCTTCCCTTCCCAGACGTCACTCAGCTGCCCCCTCACTGCCTCTTCCCCTGGTGCGGTCTGCTGATTGACACACGCACGCTGGACGTCTACAACGATTACTCTGG GTATGCTGGCCTATCGCTGCGATACAGCTTGACACTTGGCTCCGCCCACTCAGCTGCCGTATTCATGAGACAGAAGCTACTGATGATCCTGAGGCTGAAATGTGACCACATCTTCCTGGACCTGCGT CTGAACTCTGTGGAGGCAGTGTATAAGAATGTCTACAAACTCCTCGTCCTGCAGGCGTTAAG gtttcacgtgtgtgtgaggagtctgCCGCTAGGCCAGAGTGTGAATACCAACCCCAGCTTCTTCCTGCACATGATCTGGAGCATGGCAAAGAACACACACCGCAGCTACACACTCAGCAACACAGGCacgacacacacag cTGAGGATGTTAATGATGAAGTATTGCAGTATGAGGGGGTGGAGCTCCTCTGCTGTTTTGCCTTCCAAGTGGTTCTGAGTCGCCACCGGCCCGCCTACCACTGCCTGCTCCCCCGCCTCCACAGAT GGCGAAGGCATCTACTGAGCGTGCTCCGTGGCATCAGGTTGGGGCGGGTCCTCCAGGCGGCCACACCTGCTTTTCCTCTTGATTTCAGAACCATCCGAACCTGA